One segment of Pleomorphomonas sp. PLEO DNA contains the following:
- a CDS encoding D-alanine--D-alanine ligase family protein, which yields MSNDQTRLRIAVLFGGRSSEHDVSVMSGTNVMAALSPAKYDAVPIFITRDGRWLESRFDGKALTKPDSGTELALVPGGRGRMLAIGADGAIREAGKIDALFPVLHGLYGEDGSVQGLAEVARVPLVGCGILGSATALDKVITKRLLRAAGIPVAREAILHAGEAADFAALERELGLPLFIKPARQGSSVGVRKVSGSQEFQPALDEAFSYDNSLLAEEFIRGREIEFSVLEEPAGGLFVSRPGEIVPAESHGFYSYDAKYIDEAGAALKVPADLPPEVEAAMREAAARAFRALGCDGMARVDFFLMADGRFLVNEVNTIPGFTNISMYPKAMGASGVGYAELIDRLIAHGIARAGAAN from the coding sequence ATGTCAAATGACCAAACCAGACTCCGCATTGCCGTGCTGTTCGGCGGCCGTTCCTCCGAGCACGACGTATCCGTGATGTCGGGAACCAACGTGATGGCGGCGCTGTCGCCAGCCAAATATGACGCCGTGCCGATCTTCATCACGCGCGATGGCCGATGGCTTGAAAGCCGCTTCGACGGCAAGGCGCTGACCAAGCCGGACAGCGGCACCGAGCTGGCGCTGGTGCCCGGCGGGCGTGGCCGCATGCTGGCGATCGGGGCTGACGGCGCTATCCGCGAGGCCGGCAAGATCGACGCCCTGTTCCCGGTGCTGCATGGCCTTTACGGCGAAGATGGCTCGGTGCAGGGCCTCGCCGAGGTGGCGCGGGTGCCGCTGGTTGGCTGCGGCATTCTCGGCTCGGCCACGGCGCTCGACAAGGTGATCACCAAGCGGCTGCTGCGGGCAGCCGGCATTCCCGTCGCCCGCGAGGCCATTCTCCATGCCGGCGAGGCGGCGGATTTCGCTGCGTTGGAGCGCGAGCTAGGCCTGCCGCTGTTCATCAAGCCGGCGCGGCAGGGCTCGTCGGTCGGCGTGCGCAAGGTGTCGGGTAGCCAGGAGTTCCAGCCGGCGCTCGATGAGGCCTTCAGTTACGACAATAGCCTGCTCGCCGAGGAGTTCATCCGCGGCCGCGAGATCGAGTTCAGCGTGCTGGAAGAGCCGGCGGGCGGGCTGTTCGTCTCCCGCCCCGGCGAGATCGTGCCGGCCGAGAGCCACGGCTTTTACAGCTACGACGCCAAATACATCGACGAGGCCGGCGCGGCCCTGAAGGTGCCGGCCGACCTGCCGCCCGAGGTGGAGGCGGCCATGCGCGAGGCGGCCGCCAGGGCCTTCCGGGCGCTCGGCTGCGACGGCATGGCGCGCGTCGATTTCTTCCTGATGGCGGATGGGCGCTTCCTGGTCAACGAGGTGAACACCATCCCCGGGTTCACCAACATCAGCATGTACCCCAAGGCGATGGGCGCCAGCGGCGTCGGCTATGCCGAACTGATCGACCGCCTGATCGCCCATGGTATTGCGCGGGCCGGCGCGGCGAACTGA
- a CDS encoding DUF4865 family protein → MIAMQYGFTLPADYDMSIIDRRVRDEGPLLDGFPRLRFKAYLAARKQDDGFTSAENLYAPFYLWDEPEGIDAFLSSPGFATLTRDFGWPSVRTWQVWHAELGADLRAAKYASREIAPIAPYSNLAEIRDAAIAEARSRPGALATVTGFDPTAWKTVRLSLRPALPAPMPGAQLYTVGHVALP, encoded by the coding sequence ATGATCGCCATGCAATACGGCTTCACCCTGCCCGCCGACTACGACATGTCCATCATCGACCGCCGCGTCCGCGACGAGGGGCCGCTGCTCGACGGCTTCCCGCGCCTTCGCTTCAAAGCCTACCTCGCCGCCCGCAAACAGGACGACGGTTTCACCAGTGCCGAGAACCTCTACGCGCCCTTCTATCTGTGGGACGAGCCCGAGGGCATCGACGCCTTCCTCTCCAGCCCCGGCTTCGCCACGCTGACGCGCGATTTCGGCTGGCCAAGTGTGCGGACCTGGCAGGTCTGGCACGCCGAACTCGGAGCTGACTTGCGGGCGGCGAAATACGCCAGCCGCGAGATCGCTCCCATCGCGCCCTACTCCAACCTCGCGGAAATCCGCGACGCCGCCATCGCCGAGGCACGCTCACGCCCCGGCGCACTCGCCACCGTCACCGGCTTCGACCCGACGGCATGGAAGACCGTCCGTCTCAGCCTGCGGCCAGCTCTGCCCGCACCGATGCCCGGCGCGCAGCTCTACACCGTCGGGCACGTAGCGCTGCCCTGA
- a CDS encoding GNAT family N-acetyltransferase: MAGDRHSGGVVLRPARAGDGAALYDVTRRSVEALARSHYSPEQLSGWMGDRTAATYEAVIAGGRTVVAEENGAVVGFVDAEPGEVTRLFLLPEAAGRGLGRQLLDLGIEAARRDHAGPIRIEATLNAQSFYERHGFRAVKKGHFSHGVGGDPIEIVVMEMA; the protein is encoded by the coding sequence ATGGCTGGCGACAGGCATTCCGGCGGCGTCGTGCTGCGCCCGGCGCGAGCCGGCGATGGCGCGGCGCTTTACGATGTGACCCGGCGCTCCGTTGAGGCGCTGGCTCGCAGCCACTATTCGCCGGAGCAGCTTTCCGGCTGGATGGGCGATCGTACGGCGGCCACCTATGAGGCGGTGATCGCCGGCGGCCGTACCGTGGTTGCCGAGGAAAATGGCGCGGTGGTCGGCTTTGTCGATGCCGAGCCCGGCGAGGTCACGCGCCTGTTCCTGCTGCCGGAGGCGGCCGGGCGCGGGCTGGGCCGCCAGCTTCTCGATCTCGGGATTGAGGCGGCGCGGCGCGACCACGCCGGCCCGATCCGCATCGAAGCAACGCTCAACGCCCAGAGCTTTTACGAGCGCCACGGGTTTCGCGCCGTGAAGAAGGGCCATTTCTCCCACGGCGTCGGCGGCGACCCTATCGAGATCGTCGTCATGGAAATGGCCTAG
- a CDS encoding cupin domain-containing protein: MGAACPDKMTIWRAGDGVVQAPAGVSSGAFDVQMLLSSRADGEMTAMRAFVPPGVLTHWHSHPRGQLLHVLDGVGLVQRDGGDIVEVRSGDSIWFAPDEKHWHGAAPTSPFSYLSVQPVKDGTAAHWMNPVQGIKP, from the coding sequence ATGGGCGCGGCTTGCCCTGACAAGATGACTATCTGGCGCGCCGGCGACGGCGTCGTTCAGGCGCCCGCTGGTGTTTCGAGCGGCGCCTTTGACGTCCAGATGCTGCTGTCGAGCCGCGCCGATGGCGAAATGACGGCGATGCGCGCCTTCGTGCCGCCGGGCGTTCTCACCCACTGGCACAGCCATCCGCGCGGCCAGCTGCTGCACGTGCTCGATGGCGTCGGCCTCGTCCAGCGCGACGGCGGCGACATCGTCGAGGTGCGCTCGGGCGACAGCATCTGGTTCGCACCGGACGAAAAGCACTGGCACGGCGCCGCGCCCACCAGCCCCTTCAGCTACCTCAGCGTCCAACCGGTCAAGGACGGCACCGCCGCCCACTGGATGAACCCTGTTCAAGGAATAAAGCCATGA
- a CDS encoding ACT domain-containing protein, whose amino-acid sequence MAVRVKLRLLDGAYGVARLGASDPIPAWADGSGFVSISRSDDELSIVCPRDRIPGDAQADRGWSCFKLQGPFAFHETGIVLSVISPLSTQGIGIFVVSTFDGDHVLVKEADLEAARRLLTQAGHVLL is encoded by the coding sequence ATGGCGGTTCGGGTTAAATTGCGGCTGTTGGACGGAGCCTATGGCGTGGCGCGGCTCGGCGCGTCCGATCCCATTCCGGCATGGGCCGATGGCAGCGGCTTTGTCAGCATCAGTCGCAGTGACGACGAGCTGTCCATCGTCTGCCCGCGGGATCGCATACCCGGGGATGCGCAGGCGGATCGCGGCTGGTCTTGCTTCAAATTGCAGGGGCCGTTCGCGTTTCATGAAACGGGCATCGTTCTGTCGGTGATCTCGCCGCTCTCCACTCAGGGCATCGGCATTTTCGTGGTCTCCACCTTCGACGGCGACCATGTGCTGGTGAAGGAAGCCGACCTCGAGGCGGCGCGCCGTCTGCTGACGCAGGCCGGGCATGTGCTGCTCTGA
- a CDS encoding GNAT family N-acetyltransferase — protein sequence MPPASDVQPIAFRPATPNDCPHLVLLADMATRRLTSLLWGQAASAGQSAFEIGRDIIRNDQSHFTHFSNWRVAEGQGQVVGAVGGYVIPESSGAPAAGMDIVKPLNELKAMAAGTWYISAVAVYPEYQGEGFGKSLLMEAESMARAAGKDRLTLMVGSFNARAYGLYRAAGFAAWDRRPFVPFPGSDEAGEWILMGKDLPRES from the coding sequence ATGCCTCCCGCGTCCGATGTCCAGCCCATCGCCTTCCGGCCGGCCACGCCAAACGATTGCCCGCATCTGGTTCTTCTCGCCGACATGGCGACGCGCCGCCTGACCTCGCTTTTGTGGGGGCAAGCCGCCTCGGCCGGCCAGTCGGCCTTCGAGATCGGCCGCGATATCATCCGCAACGACCAAAGCCATTTCACGCATTTCAGCAACTGGCGGGTGGCCGAAGGGCAGGGCCAGGTGGTGGGCGCGGTGGGCGGATATGTGATCCCCGAATCGTCCGGCGCGCCGGCGGCCGGCATGGACATCGTGAAGCCGCTCAATGAGCTGAAGGCGATGGCCGCCGGCACTTGGTATATATCCGCCGTGGCCGTCTATCCCGAATATCAGGGCGAGGGGTTTGGCAAATCCCTGCTCATGGAAGCGGAGAGCATGGCGCGGGCTGCCGGCAAGGATCGGCTGACGCTGATGGTCGGCAGCTTCAACGCCAGGGCCTATGGCCTCTATCGGGCAGCCGGTTTCGCCGCGTGGGACAGGCGGCCGTTCGTTCCTTTTCCGGGGTCGGATGAAGCGGGCGAATGGATCTTGATGGGCAAGGATTTGCCTCGTGAGTCCTGA
- a CDS encoding PLP-dependent aminotransferase family protein, with amino-acid sequence MADNISLKRRREGPSASFRPNVDPSSPASLARQLYLALREAIADGRLDAGERLPSTRLAAGEWRLARGTVAEAYDILIAEGYAVARQGSGTYIASGAQEGLSKAGAARQSEPGSPRRAISVAVTRVMTTGPSLARQKPLPFVTGRIGHDERTAGLLNRIAGRHINYAFDGYGDIQGEPALRAAIVAHLAVSRGVRCAAEQVFITAGTQQALDLAFRVLASPGDSVIVEDPCYPPARQCLALNGAEIVGLPVDHQGLMTEKLSALPPPALFYVTPSNQYPVGAVLSLPRRLELLAYAREHGSWIVEDDYDSEFRYDGHPIASLQGLDQANRVLYTGTFSKALLPSLRLGYLIVPPDLVPAFRAIRPALDVCPPTFQQRVVADFLVEGYFPAHLRRLRDRLRASRDLLAGLLRERLADHLCVVLPEQGITLTAKSTGTWTSDMAVSRAALEKGVVVMPLSRMNVATSDTSRLLLGFSGLSEQEADTGTRLLAEVFRERAFAAERR; translated from the coding sequence TTGGCCGACAACATCAGCCTGAAGCGGCGAAGAGAAGGCCCCTCGGCCAGCTTTCGGCCAAACGTCGATCCGTCGTCGCCGGCATCGCTCGCCCGGCAGCTCTATCTGGCGCTGCGCGAAGCAATCGCCGATGGCCGGCTCGACGCCGGTGAGCGGCTGCCCTCCACCCGCCTGGCGGCTGGGGAATGGCGATTGGCGCGCGGCACGGTGGCGGAGGCCTACGACATCCTGATCGCCGAGGGCTACGCCGTGGCGCGCCAGGGCTCCGGCACCTATATCGCGTCGGGCGCCCAGGAGGGGCTCTCCAAGGCGGGCGCCGCCCGGCAGTCGGAGCCGGGTTCGCCGCGCCGCGCCATTTCGGTGGCGGTCACAAGGGTGATGACCACGGGGCCAAGCCTGGCGCGGCAGAAGCCGCTGCCGTTCGTCACCGGCCGGATCGGCCATGACGAGCGGACGGCGGGGCTGCTCAACCGCATCGCCGGCCGCCACATCAACTACGCCTTCGACGGCTATGGCGACATTCAGGGCGAGCCGGCGCTGCGCGCGGCCATCGTCGCCCATCTCGCGGTGTCGCGCGGGGTGCGTTGCGCGGCCGAACAGGTGTTCATCACCGCCGGCACCCAACAGGCGCTCGACCTGGCGTTCCGCGTGCTCGCCTCGCCCGGCGACAGCGTCATCGTCGAAGACCCCTGCTATCCGCCGGCACGGCAATGCCTGGCGCTCAACGGCGCGGAGATCGTCGGCCTGCCGGTGGATCACCAGGGCCTCATGACGGAGAAGCTTAGCGCCCTGCCGCCGCCGGCGCTGTTCTACGTGACGCCGTCCAACCAGTATCCGGTGGGCGCCGTGCTGTCGCTGCCCCGGCGGCTGGAGCTTCTGGCCTACGCCCGCGAGCACGGTTCGTGGATCGTCGAGGACGATTACGACAGCGAATTCCGCTACGACGGCCATCCCATCGCTTCGCTGCAAGGGCTCGATCAGGCCAATCGCGTTCTCTACACCGGCACCTTCAGCAAGGCCTTGCTGCCCAGCCTGCGCCTTGGCTACCTGATCGTGCCGCCCGACCTCGTGCCGGCGTTTAGGGCGATCCGGCCGGCGCTCGACGTTTGCCCGCCGACGTTCCAGCAGCGCGTGGTCGCTGACTTCCTGGTCGAGGGCTATTTCCCCGCCCACTTGCGCCGGCTGAGGGACCGGCTACGCGCTTCCCGCGATCTGCTCGCCGGTCTGCTGAGGGAACGCCTCGCCGACCATCTTTGCGTCGTGCTTCCCGAGCAGGGCATCACGCTGACGGCGAAGAGCACCGGCACCTGGACGAGCGACATGGCCGTCTCCAGGGCGGCGCTGGAAAAAGGCGTCGTCGTCATGCCGCTGTCGCGCATGAACGTCGCCACATCCGACACCTCGCGCCTGCTGCTCGGCTTCTCCGGCCTCTCCGAACAGGAGGCCGACACAGGAACGCGGCTTCTGGCGGAAGTGTTCAGGGAGCGGGCATTCGCGGCCGAACGGCGGTGA
- a CDS encoding tautomerase family protein → MPFTRISLKEGKSPAYLQAVADSLDRALVDAFEVPENDRFVAIHQHRDGELIFDRSYRGGPRSDDFILFHITTGRTRSADTQARFYRRLVDNLQATPGVRPEDVMIVIANSTFDDWSFASGHPASKPVEHPAEKWAPVFRESDAATNSETTR, encoded by the coding sequence ATGCCCTTCACCCGCATATCGCTGAAAGAAGGCAAGTCGCCCGCCTATCTCCAGGCCGTCGCCGACAGCCTCGATCGCGCCCTCGTCGATGCCTTCGAGGTGCCGGAGAACGACCGCTTCGTGGCGATCCACCAGCACCGCGACGGCGAATTGATCTTCGACCGCAGCTATCGAGGCGGCCCGCGCTCGGACGACTTCATCCTGTTCCACATCACCACCGGCCGGACGCGCTCGGCCGACACCCAGGCCCGCTTCTACCGCCGCCTCGTCGACAACCTTCAGGCAACGCCGGGCGTGCGGCCGGAGGACGTGATGATCGTCATCGCCAACTCCACCTTCGACGACTGGTCGTTTGCCTCCGGCCACCCCGCCAGCAAACCGGTGGAGCATCCTGCGGAAAAGTGGGCACCGGTTTTCCGCGAAAGCGATGCGGCAACAAACAGCGAGACCACCCGATGA
- a CDS encoding LysR substrate-binding domain-containing protein, translated as MRLTNLDMDALRSFVWGIEAGSFARAADRLGRSTSAVSAQLKKLEEQAGTPLVKKSGRGLVLTDSGELLLSYARRLLALNDEAVSALRGAELEGWARLGIQEDFGETVLPRVLGRFARAHPKVRVEGRIARNAELKEKIASGQLDLALAWDDGSAPANERIAAVPLCWLGAAGEAPVWRRESGEPLPLVVLEAPCLLRTIACEHLDRQGIPWRIAFVTPSLGGLWAATAAGLGVAVRTSLGRPASVGLLDEKHYGLPPLPSLGLRLMRSDKGANPIADHLAVIIREAFQETLPAEWMVRQAA; from the coding sequence ATGCGCCTGACCAATCTCGACATGGACGCCCTGCGCAGCTTCGTCTGGGGCATCGAAGCCGGATCGTTTGCGCGCGCCGCCGACCGACTGGGGCGGTCCACCTCGGCGGTCAGCGCCCAGCTGAAGAAACTGGAAGAGCAGGCCGGCACGCCACTGGTGAAGAAATCCGGGCGCGGGTTGGTGCTGACGGACAGCGGCGAACTGCTGCTCTCCTATGCCCGGCGCCTGCTCGCCCTTAACGACGAGGCAGTGAGCGCCTTGCGCGGGGCAGAGCTTGAGGGTTGGGCGCGGCTCGGCATTCAGGAGGATTTCGGCGAAACGGTGCTGCCGCGCGTGCTCGGCCGTTTCGCCCGCGCCCACCCCAAGGTGCGGGTGGAGGGGCGGATCGCCCGCAACGCCGAACTGAAGGAGAAGATCGCCTCGGGCCAGCTCGATCTGGCGCTCGCCTGGGACGACGGCAGTGCGCCGGCCAACGAGCGGATCGCCGCCGTGCCGCTCTGCTGGCTGGGGGCGGCTGGCGAGGCGCCGGTGTGGCGCCGGGAGAGCGGCGAGCCGCTGCCGCTGGTGGTGCTGGAGGCGCCGTGCCTGCTGCGCACCATCGCCTGCGAGCATTTGGACCGGCAGGGCATCCCCTGGCGCATCGCCTTCGTCACGCCCAGCCTGGGTGGCTTGTGGGCCGCCACGGCGGCGGGGTTGGGTGTGGCGGTGCGCACGTCACTGGGGCGGCCGGCCTCGGTCGGCCTGTTGGATGAAAAGCACTACGGCCTGCCGCCGCTGCCGAGCCTCGGCCTCAGGCTGATGCGCTCGGACAAGGGAGCGAACCCGATCGCCGATCATCTCGCCGTCATCATCCGCGAGGCGTTCCAGGAGACTTTGCCGGCGGAGTGGATGGTAAGGCAAGCGGCGTGA
- a CDS encoding S66 peptidase family protein: MVALIKPRRLQAGDKVAVVSPSWGGPAAAPHRYAAGKRQLEQLFGLQVVEMPHALSPADYVAKHPEARAADLMQAFAAPDIAGIISSIGGDDSIRLLPHLDLKVIGANPKVFLGFSDTTALHFACAAAGVASFYGPSVMAGFGENGGMHRYTVDALRRALFTPDPIGLVPLNDEGWTAEHIDWSQADLQDCKRAMHQPDKPRVLQGSGVASGHLLGGCAEVIEMVKATAWWPPLESWRGAILFYETSEDAPQPQFIRYWLRNMAAQGILEVLSGILIARADPRGAPDYQSKIEAAVLDSLSEANLTSLPVLTGLDFGHTQPMLTLPYGAEASIDCGSGTLTITEPGVT; encoded by the coding sequence ATGGTTGCGCTGATCAAACCGCGCCGCTTGCAAGCGGGCGACAAGGTGGCGGTCGTCTCCCCCTCCTGGGGCGGGCCGGCCGCCGCTCCCCACCGCTACGCGGCTGGCAAGCGGCAGCTCGAACAGCTATTCGGCTTGCAGGTGGTGGAGATGCCGCATGCGCTCTCCCCGGCGGATTACGTCGCCAAGCATCCGGAAGCGCGCGCCGCCGACCTGATGCAGGCCTTTGCCGCTCCGGACATCGCCGGCATCATTTCCAGCATCGGCGGTGATGACAGCATCCGCCTGCTGCCGCATCTCGACCTCAAGGTCATCGGCGCCAATCCCAAGGTGTTTCTCGGCTTTTCCGACACCACCGCCCTGCATTTTGCCTGCGCCGCCGCCGGCGTCGCATCGTTCTACGGCCCCAGCGTCATGGCCGGCTTCGGCGAAAACGGCGGCATGCATCGCTACACCGTCGATGCCCTCAGAAGGGCGCTGTTCACCCCCGATCCGATCGGTCTCGTTCCCCTCAACGACGAGGGCTGGACGGCGGAGCATATCGACTGGAGCCAGGCCGATCTGCAGGACTGCAAGCGGGCAATGCATCAGCCCGACAAGCCACGCGTCCTGCAAGGCTCGGGTGTCGCCTCCGGGCACCTTCTGGGCGGCTGCGCCGAGGTGATCGAAATGGTGAAGGCGACCGCCTGGTGGCCGCCGCTCGAGTCTTGGCGCGGCGCCATCCTGTTCTACGAGACATCCGAGGATGCGCCGCAGCCACAGTTCATCCGCTACTGGCTGCGGAACATGGCGGCTCAGGGCATCCTTGAGGTGTTGAGCGGCATCTTGATTGCCCGCGCCGACCCCAGGGGCGCGCCCGACTATCAATCCAAGATCGAAGCCGCCGTCCTCGATAGCCTGTCCGAAGCGAACCTCACGTCCCTGCCGGTTCTCACAGGCCTGGATTTCGGCCACACCCAGCCGATGCTCACCCTGCCCTATGGCGCCGAGGCCAGCATCGACTGCGGGAGCGGAACTCTGACGATCACCGAGCCGGGTGTGACCTGA